One window from the genome of Archaeoglobaceae archaeon encodes:
- a CDS encoding MarC family protein: MDAMLIQIVSITGQIFAVLNPVGVIPTFLSLTEGMNPAKRHQIVRRSMLTVLMLAIVLAIGGSLILDFFRVSIFSLQIGGGILLMVIAIDMLSGLPRTKAVESEQEIAIVPIATPLLLGPGTMTTIIVLSKTVSMLSLIISVFIVVLLAYLLLRYSELLIKILGINGIRAISRFMTIIIAAFAAQLLYGGFTGWMSSWGLI, encoded by the coding sequence ATGGATGCGATGCTGATTCAGATTGTTTCGATTACTGGTCAGATCTTTGCGGTTCTGAACCCAGTAGGCGTAATTCCGACTTTTCTATCACTAACCGAAGGTATGAACCCCGCAAAAAGGCACCAGATCGTTAGAAGATCTATGTTGACAGTTTTAATGCTTGCGATCGTTCTTGCCATTGGTGGAAGCCTGATTCTCGATTTCTTCAGAGTCAGCATTTTTAGCCTGCAAATCGGTGGTGGAATTCTTTTAATGGTAATTGCAATAGATATGCTCAGTGGATTGCCAAGAACCAAAGCTGTAGAGAGCGAACAAGAGATTGCAATTGTGCCGATTGCAACACCGCTTCTCTTAGGCCCGGGAACGATGACAACTATTATCGTGCTATCAAAAACAGTTTCGATGCTCTCTCTGATTATAAGCGTCTTTATCGTTGTTTTGCTGGCTTATTTACTGCTTAGATACTCAGAACTTCTGATAAAAATCCTTGGAATAAACGGAATAAGAGCAATAAGTAGATTTATGACAATAATAATCGCCGCATTCGCAGCTCAGCTTCTCTATGGTGGTTTCACGGGCTGGATGAGTTCTTGGGGTCTTATTTAA
- a CDS encoding ribbon-helix-helix domain-containing protein: protein MGVLTIVLDDETEKELRKLLRDKFGKEKGEISKFVEIAVKNYIQELKREDKIYFAFKGEEKVAEAKSLEELVKTLKEKGLDFRGLRILRSDFKQEARFGVRLKKL, encoded by the coding sequence ATGGGCGTGTTGACGATAGTGCTTGACGATGAGACTGAAAAAGAGCTAAGAAAGCTTTTGAGAGATAAGTTTGGAAAGGAGAAAGGAGAAATCTCTAAATTTGTCGAAATTGCAGTCAAAAATTACATTCAGGAGCTAAAGAGAGAAGACAAAATATACTTTGCCTTTAAGGGCGAAGAGAAGGTTGCGGAAGCTAAAAGTCTTGAGGAGCTCGTTAAAACGCTGAAAGAGAAGGGTCTCGATTTTAGAGGTCTTAGAATTTTGCGCTCAGATTTCAAACAGGAGGCGAGGTTTGGAGTTAGACTCAAAAAACTATGA
- a CDS encoding type II toxin-antitoxin system VapC family toxin, whose protein sequence is MGEDAILYDTNEMIKAMKEGRKLKGFTTIINLIEFPKGVMLDLSIIVPSLKDYALALEISQKMVENGSPIPASDLIIAAVALNNNLTLKTGDKHFLAVQKSYPSIKLEIG, encoded by the coding sequence ATGGGAGAGGATGCGATCCTTTACGACACGAACGAAATGATAAAAGCAATGAAAGAGGGTAGAAAACTAAAAGGTTTCACTACTATAATCAATCTGATCGAATTTCCAAAGGGGGTTATGCTTGATCTGAGCATCATTGTCCCCTCGCTCAAGGATTACGCGCTCGCTCTTGAAATCTCGCAAAAGATGGTAGAAAACGGTAGTCCCATTCCTGCTTCTGACCTGATCATTGCAGCTGTTGCTCTAAACAACAATCTAACCCTGAAAACAGGGGATAAGCATTTTCTTGCTGTCCAGAAAAGCTATCCTTCGATAAAACTCGAAATTGGCTGA
- the purL gene encoding phosphoribosylformylglycinamidine synthase subunit PurL, whose amino-acid sequence MFKKVDVPFELYEVELIKAKDEELVEISEKMGLGLNLEEMKLIREYFKRKGRNPYDIELQSLGQAWSEHCCYKSSKYFLKQFLVDDYSRYPYVISAIKEDAGVVEFDEEYAYVIKIESHNHPSAIEPYGGAATGIGGIIRDVLCMGAQPIALIDPLFFANLDTPYEKLPKGVRHPQYLLSGVVSGIRDYGNRVGIPTVSGMVFFDEAYLTNCIVNVGCVGIAKKDKIVPSKAGNVGDLFVLVGGKTGRDGIHGVTFASAELSEESEEERSAVQLGNPIIKEPLIHACLEVVEKGLITGLKDLGGGGLSCVVGEMAFSAGFGAEIHLDKVPLKEEGMAPWEIWVSESQERMMLTVKPEKVDEVLYVFQKWDLPASVIGKTTEDKMLRIFYKGYKIYEMEIEFIVGAVEYCRTHTAKPMPKIEPEIPEPRDYRSVFIKMLSHPNVACKDWIIRQYDHEVRACTVLKPLQGRVNFETHGDAAVMKPTKSNRGLSIAVAINPWLTKADPYWGTASAFDELIRNLVAVNSKPHSYVDCLNFGNPEKPDRMWEFVESVKALGWMAKNFGLPCVSGNVSFYNETKFSAIPPTPTLLGVGIVDDIRKVKDSFFKGGAVVLVGETKKEFGGSLYSKVMGFESYNVPKTSPESLKAYSNALLDSFNKFDVKACHDVSEGGIAVAIAEMSFGLGIGFKAIRKLNFIELFSESNTRWLVEIDEKDLESYLDFLRGKGLKAEHLGYSEGNKLDFGSFSCDLDDAEKVWRTGMVRFLV is encoded by the coding sequence ATGTTTAAAAAAGTCGATGTTCCATTTGAGCTTTACGAGGTTGAATTAATCAAGGCAAAGGATGAAGAGCTTGTTGAGATAAGCGAAAAGATGGGTTTAGGGCTGAATCTGGAGGAAATGAAGCTCATCAGAGAATACTTTAAAAGAAAGGGCAGAAATCCTTATGATATCGAATTGCAATCTCTTGGGCAGGCATGGAGTGAGCATTGCTGTTATAAAAGCTCAAAGTATTTCCTGAAGCAGTTTTTGGTCGACGATTACTCACGTTATCCATACGTGATTTCTGCAATCAAGGAAGATGCGGGAGTTGTTGAATTCGACGAAGAGTATGCCTATGTGATAAAGATCGAAAGTCATAATCATCCCTCAGCTATAGAGCCATATGGAGGTGCTGCTACTGGGATTGGTGGTATAATTAGAGATGTTCTTTGTATGGGTGCACAGCCAATAGCCTTGATTGATCCGCTGTTCTTTGCTAATCTCGATACACCATACGAGAAACTGCCCAAAGGTGTAAGACACCCACAGTATCTGCTCAGCGGGGTTGTTTCTGGTATAAGGGATTACGGAAACCGGGTTGGCATTCCCACGGTTTCAGGAATGGTTTTCTTTGATGAGGCATATTTAACCAACTGCATCGTAAATGTGGGCTGTGTTGGCATTGCTAAAAAGGACAAAATTGTTCCAAGCAAAGCGGGAAATGTTGGAGATCTTTTTGTTCTTGTTGGTGGAAAAACAGGTAGAGATGGAATCCATGGCGTCACCTTTGCCTCAGCAGAGCTTAGCGAAGAAAGCGAGGAGGAAAGAAGTGCGGTTCAGCTTGGTAATCCGATAATTAAAGAGCCTTTGATCCATGCCTGTCTCGAAGTCGTTGAGAAGGGGCTTATAACTGGGCTGAAGGATCTTGGTGGCGGAGGATTGAGTTGTGTAGTCGGAGAAATGGCTTTTTCAGCTGGATTCGGTGCAGAGATCCATCTTGATAAGGTTCCGCTTAAAGAAGAGGGCATGGCTCCTTGGGAAATATGGGTTTCTGAAAGCCAAGAAAGAATGATGCTCACGGTAAAACCAGAGAAGGTCGATGAAGTGCTCTACGTATTTCAGAAGTGGGATCTACCTGCATCGGTCATAGGAAAAACTACTGAAGATAAAATGCTTCGCATATTCTACAAGGGTTACAAGATCTACGAGATGGAGATCGAATTCATCGTAGGGGCTGTGGAGTATTGCAGAACTCACACTGCAAAGCCTATGCCAAAGATCGAGCCAGAAATTCCTGAACCAAGGGACTATCGTAGTGTTTTTATAAAAATGCTCTCACATCCGAATGTAGCGTGCAAGGACTGGATTATAAGGCAATACGATCACGAAGTTCGGGCTTGCACAGTGCTTAAGCCTTTGCAGGGCAGAGTTAACTTTGAAACCCATGGAGATGCTGCAGTCATGAAGCCAACGAAGTCGAACCGCGGCCTCTCGATTGCGGTAGCGATAAACCCATGGCTGACAAAAGCAGATCCTTACTGGGGCACAGCGAGTGCATTTGACGAGCTCATAAGAAACCTTGTTGCAGTAAATTCAAAACCGCACAGCTACGTTGATTGTCTGAACTTTGGAAACCCAGAAAAGCCAGACAGGATGTGGGAATTTGTTGAGAGCGTCAAAGCCTTGGGATGGATGGCAAAGAATTTTGGATTGCCATGCGTTAGCGGAAATGTGAGTTTTTACAACGAAACCAAGTTTTCAGCAATTCCTCCTACTCCAACGCTTTTAGGTGTGGGAATAGTTGATGACATTAGAAAGGTTAAGGATAGCTTCTTCAAGGGTGGAGCGGTTGTTCTTGTGGGTGAAACAAAGAAAGAGTTTGGAGGAAGCCTTTATTCAAAAGTTATGGGATTCGAGAGCTACAATGTTCCGAAAACTTCACCTGAGAGCTTGAAAGCTTACTCAAACGCTCTGCTCGACTCCTTCAATAAATTCGACGTTAAAGCCTGCCATGATGTTTCTGAAGGAGGAATTGCGGTTGCTATTGCAGAGATGAGCTTTGGACTGGGGATCGGATTTAAAGCCATCAGGAAACTAAACTTCATTGAGCTTTTCTCGGAGTCAAACACGAGATGGCTTGTTGAGATCGACGAAAAAGATCTGGAAAGCTATCTTGATTTTCTAAGGGGTAAAGGGCTTAAAGCAGAGCACTTGGGCTACAGTGAAGGGAATAAGCTTGACTTTGGAAGCTTTTCGTGCGATCTGGATGACGCTGAGAAAGTTTGGAGAACTGGAATGGTTAGATTTCTCGTCTGA
- the argF gene encoding ornithine carbamoyltransferase, whose product MRHLISIADLSKEEILELLKLAVKLKNDRKKGIFDEKLKNKTLAMLFELPSTRTRISFEVAMLELGGNALYLNWNDLQLGRGEPIKDTARVMSRYVHGIMIRARRHETIVELAKFSSIPVINGLSNLEHPCQVLADLLTIYEHKGLNAKITWLGDGNNVCNSLILLSAILGLEMVVACPKGYEPALLSKALEIGGKVRIERDPKKAVENADVLYTDVWVSMGQEAEKEKRLKDFRGYEISMEIVKLANDPIIMHCMPVHRGEEIMDEVIESKNSVIYEQAENRLHMQKAILLKFLS is encoded by the coding sequence ATGAGGCATTTGATCTCCATTGCAGATCTGAGCAAAGAGGAAATTCTTGAATTGCTGAAGCTTGCAGTGAAGCTAAAGAATGATCGAAAGAAGGGGATTTTTGATGAGAAGCTGAAGAACAAGACTCTTGCAATGCTCTTTGAGTTGCCATCAACGAGGACAAGGATCTCTTTTGAGGTTGCAATGCTCGAACTTGGCGGAAATGCGCTTTATTTGAACTGGAATGATCTACAGCTTGGCAGAGGGGAGCCGATAAAGGACACTGCAAGGGTTATGAGCAGATATGTCCACGGGATCATGATCAGGGCAAGAAGGCATGAAACAATTGTTGAATTGGCTAAATTCTCTTCTATACCCGTAATAAACGGTTTGAGCAATTTGGAGCATCCTTGTCAAGTTCTTGCTGATTTGCTAACGATTTATGAGCATAAAGGTCTGAACGCAAAGATCACTTGGCTCGGAGATGGAAACAACGTCTGCAACTCTTTGATTCTGCTTTCAGCAATTCTTGGGCTTGAAATGGTCGTAGCATGTCCAAAGGGCTATGAACCCGCGTTGCTCTCTAAAGCGCTGGAAATCGGCGGTAAAGTGAGGATCGAGAGAGATCCCAAAAAGGCTGTTGAGAATGCTGATGTCCTTTACACTGACGTATGGGTTTCAATGGGGCAGGAAGCGGAGAAGGAGAAGAGACTTAAGGATTTCAGGGGCTACGAAATCTCGATGGAGATCGTTAAATTAGCAAATGATCCCATAATTATGCACTGCATGCCCGTGCACAGAGGAGAAGAGATCATGGATGAAGTCATAGAAAGCAAAAATTCAGTGATCTACGAACAAGCTGAGAACAGATTGCATATGCAAAAGGCGATATTGCTGAAGTTTTTGAGCTAA
- a CDS encoding PIN domain-containing protein codes for MKILLDSTYLLPAVGVSVSNSEKILETLEWLRKSKKAEFYYSEFSILEIIAKVAKMNYDEEVVALGLQSIFENLKEAKAGIKAYLMALKLKSEFRDFIDLLLLLTADENGIKLLTRDRELKEFAEKLGKGNVVLSEEEICGESKKIQPNWH; via the coding sequence GTGAAAATTCTTCTTGATTCCACTTACCTTCTGCCTGCTGTTGGAGTTTCTGTTAGTAATTCAGAAAAAATTCTTGAGACCCTTGAATGGCTGAGAAAATCGAAAAAGGCTGAGTTTTACTATTCTGAATTCAGCATCCTCGAAATAATTGCAAAAGTAGCAAAGATGAATTACGATGAAGAAGTCGTTGCTCTGGGTTTGCAATCCATTTTTGAAAATCTTAAAGAAGCTAAGGCGGGCATTAAAGCTTATTTAATGGCTTTGAAGCTAAAAAGTGAGTTCAGAGATTTCATTGACCTGCTTTTGCTTCTCACAGCGGATGAAAACGGAATTAAACTGCTTACAAGAGACAGGGAGCTCAAGGAATTTGCCGAAAAACTTGGAAAAGGCAATGTAGTTCTAAGCGAGGAGGAAATTTGCGGAGAGAGCAAAAAAATTCAACCTAACTGGCATTAA
- a CDS encoding TFIIB-type zinc ribbon-containing protein, with the protein MKKMLVCPICNSNEIDLDTGGYTGKYRCRKCGYIGSFILEMTEGEYREMLEEKKLEKDEEKTKKKDFGR; encoded by the coding sequence ATGAAGAAAATGCTTGTTTGCCCGATATGTAATTCCAACGAAATCGATCTCGACACTGGAGGCTACACTGGAAAATACCGCTGTAGGAAATGCGGTTATATTGGAAGTTTTATCCTTGAAATGACCGAGGGCGAATACAGAGAGATGCTGGAAGAAAAAAAGTTGGAGAAAGATGAGGAGAAAACAAAAAAGAAAGATTTTGGTAGATAA
- a CDS encoding AbrB/MazE/SpoVT family DNA-binding domain-containing protein, which produces MEARVRVTKKRTIYLPKEITEKLGIEEGSWLRLRVEKGKLVAEIIESPFALGLKGKKFAETTFEEFERESEKFQEEIFGENSS; this is translated from the coding sequence ATGGAAGCGAGAGTCCGGGTAACAAAGAAAAGGACGATCTATTTGCCAAAAGAGATAACAGAAAAGCTCGGAATAGAGGAGGGGAGCTGGCTAAGGCTGAGGGTTGAGAAGGGAAAGCTTGTTGCAGAAATTATTGAAAGTCCTTTTGCTCTTGGTTTGAAGGGAAAGAAGTTTGCTGAAACTACATTCGAGGAATTTGAAAGAGAATCGGAGAAGTTCCAGGAGGAGATCTTTGGTGAAAATTCTTCTTGA
- a CDS encoding CHASE4 domain-containing protein, which translates to MDWAFWDDTYEFIKSKDQEYIISNLGESGFRNSRINLMVFFDDNGSVVYSKFYDANWEEKEIPRLFFSRELINKTGFLEFDGSIVAISSKPILKSDLSGEPRGYLLVGRIFDEKWMSEIGGVLNARVLIGQNIPESYGKVITAKFTLRDILGREIDLEIETLNPYYSAHIQNILLFIFSFSVITFSFYLIAIFAVDRSLISRILKLDKFVSSAKPGDKIELKGVEELENLAESITSMLQRVAKDEEEIRFLLRILRHDLANILTTLSMHIDACKTEMSLENLERAEKQLDRAMDIISIIKKLEGGELKAMRIGEVIEKLRDKFPIQIETRGDAEVLADEGIYVVFSNLIENAIRHGKASKVVVEVLKNDEILIEVCDNGKGFSKTVREKVFKEIYTEGGSGVGLFIVKKLVEKYRGRVELIDSDTIAMRFPNPKVAVDSRNTKA; encoded by the coding sequence ATGGACTGGGCTTTTTGGGACGATACGTATGAATTCATTAAGAGCAAAGATCAAGAGTATATAATCTCCAACCTTGGTGAAAGCGGTTTTAGAAACTCGAGAATAAATCTAATGGTCTTTTTCGATGATAATGGAAGTGTTGTTTATTCAAAGTTCTACGATGCAAACTGGGAAGAAAAGGAAATTCCTCGATTGTTTTTTAGCCGTGAATTGATAAACAAAACGGGTTTTTTAGAATTTGATGGCAGTATCGTTGCCATATCCTCGAAACCAATTTTAAAGAGCGACTTAAGTGGAGAACCAAGAGGCTATCTTTTAGTGGGTAGAATATTTGACGAAAAATGGATGAGCGAAATCGGAGGAGTTCTTAATGCACGAGTCCTTATCGGGCAAAATATTCCCGAAAGCTATGGAAAGGTTATCACTGCAAAATTTACACTTAGAGATATACTCGGAAGAGAGATAGATCTCGAAATCGAAACACTAAATCCATACTACTCGGCTCATATTCAAAACATCCTTCTTTTTATTTTCTCCTTCTCTGTTATTACTTTCTCTTTTTATCTAATCGCAATCTTTGCTGTGGACAGATCTCTGATATCGAGAATTTTAAAACTCGATAAATTTGTTAGCAGTGCCAAACCAGGAGATAAGATTGAGTTGAAAGGGGTTGAAGAACTGGAAAATCTTGCTGAAAGTATAACCTCTATGCTACAGAGAGTTGCAAAGGATGAGGAAGAGATCAGATTCTTACTCAGGATTCTGAGGCACGATCTCGCAAACATTCTTACAACTTTGAGTATGCATATTGACGCTTGCAAAACCGAGATGAGCTTGGAGAACCTCGAAAGAGCAGAAAAACAGCTTGATAGAGCGATGGATATTATTAGTATTATAAAAAAGCTTGAAGGCGGAGAATTGAAGGCGATGCGCATCGGAGAGGTTATCGAAAAATTACGGGACAAATTCCCGATCCAGATTGAAACAAGGGGTGATGCTGAAGTATTAGCTGATGAGGGCATCTATGTGGTTTTTAGCAATTTGATTGAGAATGCGATAAGACATGGAAAAGCCAGCAAAGTTGTTGTAGAGGTTTTAAAAAATGATGAAATCTTAATAGAGGTTTGCGACAACGGTAAAGGTTTTTCGAAGACTGTAAGAGAGAAGGTATTCAAGGAAATTTACACAGAAGGAGGTTCGGGGGTTGGACTATTCATAGTGAAAAAACTCGTGGAAAAGTATCGTGGCAGAGTTGAACTTATCGATTCAGATACGATAGCAATGAGATTTCCTAACCCTAAAGTAGCAGTGGACTCACGAAACACAAAAGCCTGA
- a CDS encoding clan AA aspartic protease: protein MSFPVLGIKVENAFTGKRYPESGEVVAIIDTGYEGFLMLPEDIFTELEFSKLSMSERTLLMPDGRILKTKGTYGFVIVNDYRVDGFIETSEIGEVILGLEFLSNFRITFDFCLKRLEIDTC, encoded by the coding sequence TTGAGTTTCCCTGTCTTGGGGATAAAAGTCGAGAATGCATTTACAGGCAAAAGGTATCCCGAAAGTGGAGAAGTGGTCGCAATAATTGACACTGGCTATGAGGGTTTTTTAATGCTCCCCGAAGACATCTTCACCGAACTCGAGTTCTCAAAGCTCTCGATGAGCGAAAGAACACTTCTAATGCCCGATGGAAGGATTTTAAAGACGAAAGGCACTTATGGCTTTGTAATTGTAAACGATTATCGAGTCGACGGATTTATTGAAACTTCCGAAATTGGCGAGGTCATTCTTGGCTTGGAGTTCCTTTCAAACTTCCGCATCACCTTTGACTTTTGCCTAAAAAGGCTCGAAATTGATACTTGCTGA
- a CDS encoding DUF401 family protein, with product MLITLLFSVLIALILARKLGIGSALLVASLFLGFSTVGLSIDLFQSYFQLQSFEVLILLILTYFLAQSMDHFGFLERLSNSFSSSFGALSLALIPLIVGLIPMPAGALVSATMLLPMLKSDKISAERLTVINYWFRHVWTTIWPLYPSVIITLAVLGKDYGYYASIVFPISLFSFFAGFILLNGLKVSFKPKNLRDGILALYPILTLIAIYLATRNLILGVALAIALLLLDKRPDFSDLKMFVAKALDLRLIILVFAVMGYKNIIEISNLAQQISNELSNLPTPIILFLLAFLVGFSTGIELSYSSIVLPVFLGSVGEPSNLMLLVLGGFVGVILSPFHLCFALTVQFFKADMYKCYLILLKPVIVLILGILAILALQ from the coding sequence ATGCTAATCACACTCTTATTCTCGGTTTTAATAGCCTTGATTCTTGCGAGAAAACTTGGAATAGGTTCTGCATTGTTAGTTGCTTCGCTTTTTCTTGGCTTCTCGACTGTTGGGTTATCGATAGACCTGTTTCAGAGTTACTTTCAGCTCCAAAGCTTTGAAGTCCTGATTTTGCTAATCCTAACATACTTTTTGGCTCAATCGATGGATCATTTTGGCTTTCTGGAGAGATTATCTAACTCATTCAGCTCCTCTTTCGGTGCCCTGAGCTTGGCTTTGATCCCTCTTATCGTGGGACTGATTCCTATGCCCGCTGGAGCTCTTGTCTCAGCAACGATGCTTTTACCGATGCTAAAAAGTGATAAAATTTCTGCAGAAAGGCTCACAGTTATCAATTACTGGTTTAGGCACGTCTGGACTACTATATGGCCACTGTATCCATCAGTCATTATAACATTGGCAGTTTTGGGAAAGGATTACGGCTACTATGCTTCTATTGTTTTTCCAATCTCTCTTTTTTCGTTTTTTGCGGGATTTATACTTTTAAACGGGCTCAAAGTTTCATTCAAACCGAAAAATTTGAGAGACGGTATTTTAGCGCTATACCCAATTCTGACCCTAATAGCGATTTATTTAGCCACGAGAAATCTTATTCTCGGAGTTGCATTGGCAATTGCACTGCTTTTACTCGATAAAAGACCAGATTTTTCGGATCTAAAAATGTTCGTTGCCAAAGCACTCGATCTGAGACTCATAATCCTTGTTTTTGCGGTTATGGGATACAAAAACATAATAGAAATTAGCAATCTCGCCCAGCAGATCTCCAATGAGTTGTCGAATTTACCAACTCCCATAATCCTGTTCTTGTTGGCTTTTCTCGTGGGCTTTTCAACTGGCATAGAGCTAAGTTATTCTTCGATTGTTTTGCCAGTTTTTCTTGGATCAGTTGGAGAGCCGAGCAATCTAATGCTTTTAGTTCTTGGCGGATTCGTAGGTGTTATACTTTCGCCTTTTCATCTCTGCTTTGCCCTTACGGTTCAATTTTTTAAAGCTGACATGTATAAGTGTTACTTGATATTACTAAAACCAGTTATAGTGCTAATTTTGGGAATCTTAGCCATTTTAGCGCTCCAATAG
- a CDS encoding MATE family efflux transporter, which translates to MKEREGIEILTASPRRALLKLSAPMIVNNVVFTLYNIADGIWVAGLGANALAALGIFFPLFMIFIALSFGLSVASSSAISRKIGAQDLQGARMVAMHAFAMAVFVSVLIMSLIFNLESALRILGAEEEVLRLSIEYGSIMVLGSFLLVFNSVSAGLLNGEGNAKRAMIANVMGSTLNIVLDPVLIYVLSLGVAGAAYASVISLFVSSLVFIYWFYNGKSHIKPSFGRWNWKMAFDLFRVGIPASIGMIVMSASLIFINRIILATGGEEGIAIYTAVWRLMQIGFIPLFGISGALTAVSGASYGARNAINLRKAYYYALKLTIRINTLILAFLLLFAPQISYVFAYTEESLLIYDGLVSSLRILAFILLFAPIGIATSSTFQGMGKGEKALALTLLRVSIQVLLAYFLALEFGIGFEGVLLGVVFGDAISAIFAFSWIRVEMSKV; encoded by the coding sequence GTGAAGGAAAGAGAAGGGATTGAGATTCTCACTGCAAGCCCAAGAAGGGCTTTGCTTAAGCTTTCCGCACCGATGATAGTCAACAACGTAGTTTTCACACTTTACAACATCGCAGACGGGATCTGGGTTGCGGGACTTGGAGCGAATGCGCTTGCAGCCCTCGGGATCTTTTTCCCACTTTTCATGATCTTTATTGCCCTATCTTTCGGGTTAAGCGTCGCTTCAAGTTCTGCTATTTCAAGAAAAATCGGCGCTCAGGATCTACAGGGGGCAAGAATGGTTGCAATGCACGCATTTGCAATGGCTGTATTCGTCTCAGTGTTGATAATGAGCCTAATCTTCAATCTTGAATCTGCTCTAAGAATTCTTGGAGCGGAAGAAGAGGTTCTGAGGCTATCGATTGAATACGGAAGCATAATGGTTCTCGGTTCCTTTTTGCTTGTTTTCAACAGCGTAAGCGCTGGCTTGCTTAATGGCGAGGGGAATGCAAAAAGGGCAATGATTGCAAATGTCATGGGTTCAACGCTGAACATAGTTCTCGATCCAGTTCTCATCTACGTTCTTTCGCTTGGAGTTGCTGGCGCTGCGTATGCAAGCGTCATCTCGCTCTTCGTTTCCTCGCTTGTATTCATTTACTGGTTTTACAATGGTAAGAGCCATATTAAACCCTCTTTTGGTAGATGGAACTGGAAGATGGCTTTTGATTTGTTCAGAGTTGGAATTCCCGCGTCGATTGGCATGATTGTAATGTCAGCGTCGCTCATTTTCATAAATCGGATAATTCTTGCAACTGGAGGCGAAGAAGGGATTGCGATCTACACCGCTGTCTGGAGACTCATGCAGATCGGTTTTATTCCTCTTTTTGGAATCTCTGGCGCCCTAACAGCGGTTTCAGGTGCTTCTTATGGAGCAAGGAATGCGATAAATCTCAGAAAAGCCTATTACTATGCCTTGAAGCTCACTATAAGGATAAACACCTTAATACTTGCATTCCTGTTACTCTTCGCTCCGCAAATTTCCTACGTTTTTGCCTATACTGAAGAGAGCCTTTTGATCTACGATGGTCTTGTGAGTTCGCTGAGAATTTTAGCCTTCATACTTCTCTTCGCTCCGATTGGCATCGCAACAAGCTCGACTTTTCAGGGAATGGGCAAGGGAGAGAAAGCTTTAGCTTTAACACTTCTTAGGGTCTCAATTCAGGTTTTATTGGCTTATTTTCTTGCCTTGGAGTTTGGAATCGGATTCGAGGGAGTTTTGCTTGGCGTAGTGTTTGGAGATGCTATATCAGCTATTTTTGCCTTCTCGTGGATTAGGGTTGAGATGTCGAAAGTTTGA
- the purS gene encoding phosphoribosylformylglycinamidine synthase subunit PurS, with protein MIADVYIELKEGVADPEGESTLKALRLLGFKRVKKVSTVKVFRIEIDAKNKEEAEKEIREMCEKLLANPVIQKFRINWIG; from the coding sequence ATGATTGCTGACGTTTACATCGAGCTGAAAGAAGGTGTTGCAGATCCAGAAGGCGAATCAACTCTCAAAGCTTTGCGATTGCTCGGATTTAAGAGGGTTAAAAAGGTTTCAACCGTAAAGGTGTTTCGAATAGAGATCGATGCAAAAAATAAGGAAGAAGCTGAAAAGGAAATAAGAGAAATGTGCGAAAAGCTCCTTGCAAATCCCGTAATCCAGAAGTTCAGGATTAACTGGATCGGGTGA
- a CDS encoding acylphosphatase: MAIRITIRGRVHDVGYRLFLLEEADSLFIPCFDVRNVKIDGKEALIVLIDGEKEQLEQFVEFVKSNKPEMAVVEEISVEEFKGRVRDIEKCRASFNTSQLSKIVQVGVKMLERQDLMLQKQDETIKKIEEVGKKVDQTREELGRKIEEVGRKVDQTREELGKKLDETNEKLEILRSDFRDYLETNLKEINSRISRIEDALRRPE; this comes from the coding sequence ATGGCGATCAGGATCACAATCAGGGGCAGGGTTCACGACGTTGGCTATCGCCTGTTTCTTCTTGAAGAAGCCGATTCGCTTTTCATCCCATGCTTCGATGTAAGAAATGTTAAAATCGATGGGAAAGAAGCTTTAATCGTTCTCATTGACGGCGAAAAGGAGCAGCTGGAGCAGTTCGTTGAATTCGTGAAAAGCAATAAACCAGAAATGGCTGTGGTAGAGGAGATAAGCGTTGAGGAGTTCAAAGGCAGAGTTAGAGACATTGAGAAGTGCAGAGCGAGCTTCAACACTTCGCAGCTTTCGAAGATTGTCCAGGTTGGAGTTAAGATGCTTGAAAGGCAGGATTTGATGCTGCAAAAACAGGACGAGACGATTAAGAAAATAGAGGAAGTTGGAAAGAAAGTTGATCAGACAAGAGAGGAACTCGGAAGGAAAATAGAGGAAGTGGGAAGGAAAGTGGATCAGACAAGGGAGGAACTCGGAAAGAAGCTCGATGAGACGAATGAGAAGCTTGAAATACTGAGATCTGATTTCAGGGATTATCTGGAAACAAACCTTAAGGAAATAAATTCGAGGATTTCAAGAATTGAGGATGCTTTGAGAAGGCCGGAATAA